From the Theobroma cacao cultivar B97-61/B2 chromosome 2, Criollo_cocoa_genome_V2, whole genome shotgun sequence genome, one window contains:
- the LOC18609713 gene encoding NADH dehydrogenase [ubiquinone] flavoprotein 1, mitochondrial, producing MAPIKGILSLQRAALFRNSSERWGLGIRSFSTQGATTTGAPQPPPPPPPPEKTHFGGLKDEDRIFTNLYGLHDPFLKGAQKRGDWHRTKDLVLKGADWIVNEMKKSGLRGRGGAGFPSGLKWSFMPKVSDGRPSYLVVNADESEPGTCKDREIMRHDPHKLLEGCLIAGVGMRATAAYIYIRGEYVNERKNLERARKEAYEAGLLGKNACGSGYDFDVHIHYGAGAYICGEETALLESLEGKQGKPRLKPPFPANAGLYGCPTTVTNVETVAVSPTILRRGPEWFASFGRKNNSGTKLFCISGHVNKPCTVEEEMSIPLKELIERHCGGVRGGWDNLLAVIPGGSSVPLLPKNICDDVLMDYDALKAVQSGLGTAAVIVMDKSTDVVDAIARLSYFYKHESCGQCTPCREGTGWLWMIMERLKIGNAKLEEIDMLQEVTKQIEGHTICALGDAAAWPVQGLIRHFRPELERRIREHAERELLEASA from the exons ATG GCACCCATAAAGGGCATTCTTTCCCTGCAAAGGGCTGCTTTGTTCAGAAATAGCAGTGAGAGGTGGGGTCTAGGCATTAGATCATTTAGTACTCAAGGAGCAACAACTACTGGTGCTCCACAGCCTCCCCctcctcctccaccaccaGAGAAAACCCATTTTGGTGGTCTAAAAGATGAAGACCGTATTTTCACCAACTTGTATGGGTTGCATGACCCTTTTCTCAAAGGTGCTCAGAAACGTGGTGACTGGCATAGAACCAAGGATTTAGTACTCAAGGGTGCTGATTGGATTGTCAATGAAATGAAGAAGTCTGGACTACGAGGACGTGGTGGTGCTGGATTTCCATCAGGCCTTAAATGGTCTTTCATGCCAAAAGTATCTGATGGCCGTCCTTCTTATCTTGTTGTCAATGCTGATGAAAGTGAACCTGGAACCTGTAAAGACAGGGAAATCATGCGGCATGATCCACACAAATTATTGGAGGGCTGCTTGATTGCTGGGGTAGGGATGAGAGCTACAGCTGCTTATATCTACATAAGGGGTGAATATGTGAATGAACGTAAAAACCTTGAGAGAGCTAGAAAAGAAGCTTATGAAGCTGGACTTTTGGGTAAAAATGCATGTGGTTCTGGTTATGATTTTGATGTTCATATCCATTATGGTGCTGGTGCTTATATTTGTGGTGAAGAAACAGCACTTTTGGAGAGCCTTGAAGGGAAACAAGGGAAACCTAGATTGAAGCCTCCTTTCCCTGCTAATGCCGGATTATATGGCTGTCCCACCACTGTCACAAATGTTGAAACAGTGGCTGTTTCTCCTACAATACTGAGACGTGGTCCAGAGTGGTTTGCCAGTTTTGGGAGGAAGAATAATTCTGGGACAAAATTGTTTTGTATCTCAGGTCATGTAAACAAGCCTTGCACAGTTGAGGAGGAGATGAGTATACCACTTAAGGAGTTGATAGAGAGGCATTGTGGAGGTGTCAGAGGTGGATGGGACAATTTACTTGCAGTAATACCAGGAGGTTCATCGGTTCCACTTTTACCTAAGAACATCTGTGACGATGTTCTGATGGATTATGATGCACTCAAGGCTGTCCAGTCAGGGCTGGGAACTGCTGCTGTGATTGTGATGGACAAATCAACCGATGTTGTAGATGCAATTGCAAGGCTTTCTTACTTCTACAAGCATGAGAGTTGTGGACAGTGCACACCCTGCAGGGAAGGAACTGGATGGCTATGGATGATCATGGAAAGACTGAAAATTGGGAATGCAAAGTTGGAAGAGATTGACATGCTTCAGGAGGTGACCAAGCAGATTGAAGGGCATACAATCTGCGCTTTGGGTGATGCAGCCGCTTGGCCTGTGCAGGGTCTTATAAGGCATTTTAGGCCGGAGCTGGAGAGAAGGATTAGAGAGCATGCAGAAAGGGAGTTGCTGGAGGCTTCTGCTTAA